ACAAAACTCCCCTGCTTTCAAGACAATGGGTTATATGCTGCTGCTCGCTGTGGATTGTCGCCGTTTGTTGTGCCTACTGTGCCAGGAGTGTGCCAGACCGGCCACCAAATCGCTGACCTTAGAGTCTCGGATTGTGATTCCGGTTGTCGTGGGCTTGATCGTTACGATGACTCATCCTCGATCACAGTGATTATCGAGCGACGCTTTGTGAACTTATCGGGGTCGCGAAACATCGCTGTGCAACGCCGACTATCGTCATAGAGCATCACCCTCAAGACGGTCAAATCAGTACCGTTGTCTGAATTGAAAAGTTAGCATTCCCTGAGCTGAAGTAGGAATAATCGCGCCATTTGGCGAGGATAGGTTAACGTCAAGTCGCGTATCACCGTATTGAATATTGGTTATCTTTGTGAAGGCGATCGCCGAAGTACCGGACACGGGGGACAAGTCGAAGTGAAAACGCGCATCTCCTTGCGGAACAATATGACATGCAGTTCTACTTCACGAACGGCGTGAAGGATCTGCTATTGAAGCGCAGCGGCCTGGACCCGATGGCGGCCAGGGACTACGAACTGGATCACATCATTCCGCTGGTAATCGGCGTCCATCCGCGCGGGGCCGCGTCGTTTGAGGGTCATGCTGCTGTGCGTTGTTTCCGCAGCCAGGCATAGAAAGCGTCTTCGTGAATGAAGATGCGGCGCCCTACGCGAGAGATCGCGCCGGCAGCATTCAGGCCGTTTTCATCGGCTGTGAAGATCAGCCAGCGGATTTGTCCTTCGGTCCAGCCTTCTTGTTTGTGACGTTCGGCAAACTGCTTTGGCCGGTATGCGCCACCCAAAGCGAGTGCATTCGTGTCCACTGTTGCAGTCCCTCCGTATGAGCAGTTGAGTCATGCCCAGACTAGGGAACAGCGGACCAATACCTAAGACGCAGTTACTTCGCGTAATCAAAGCCCGCCTCAATAGTAGGTTCAAGGCCCCATTTGATGCGCTGTCTGTTGGCTTTTTCAAACATCTTCTGTGCTCGGGTTATCCGTGTAACTCGCGGTGAAGGAAAACAGAATCAACTCATCCAAGCTTGCGCGCCAGATCCTCGGCCCTGAGGTGGGTATATCGCTTGAGCATTGCTAACGTCTTGTGTCCCGTGATGGCCGCAACCTCCATCACGTTAAGATTCTTCTCGAAGAGCCGGCTCGCGGCCTCGTGGCGCAGATCATGGAATTTGAGGTTTTCGATTCCAGCAATCTTGCAGGCATCCTTGAACGTGCGGATCACATCGTCCTGCTTCAGCGGGAACACGGG
This region of Betaproteobacteria bacterium genomic DNA includes:
- a CDS encoding DNA-binding protein, which encodes MGGAYRPKQFAERHKQEGWTEGQIRWLIFTADENGLNAAGAISRVGRRIFIHEDAFYAWLRKQRTAA